From a region of the Rouxiella sp. S1S-2 genome:
- the pqiA gene encoding membrane integrity-associated transporter subunit PqiA, with translation MCSHSHDPHILCPHCDLLVTLPPLKYGQKANCPRCKSTLTMCWKEPRKRPVGYALSALFMLLLANMFSFVNMNVKGLTSEITLIQIPKVLVADNYASMASLFMVVVQLIPAFCMLAIIVLCLPVRLPGRWNIRIAWILFHLKAWCMVEIFLAGVLVSFVKLIAYGDVGIGTSFIPYVLFCLLQVRAFQCTDRLWLWQQVSPAPAIHQPLKVGQSGLSQGLRSCECCMAILPVKQQVCTRCGSKGHARKKHSLQWTMALLVTSVMLYIPANLLPIMITQALGTKFTSTIMAGVVLLWGEGSYPIAMVIFIASIMVPSLKMLAIAWLCWDAKSSKKVDRERLHVVYEMVEFVGRWSMIDVFVIAVLSALVRMGQLMSIYPDIGALLFALVVILTMFAANTFDPRLIWDRSGTFENKEKFDDGQ, from the coding sequence GTGTGTTCACACTCTCATGACCCGCACATACTGTGTCCCCATTGCGATCTGCTGGTGACACTGCCCCCGTTAAAATATGGCCAAAAGGCTAACTGCCCACGTTGTAAATCTACGCTGACCATGTGCTGGAAAGAACCGCGCAAACGTCCAGTTGGCTACGCGCTTAGCGCACTGTTTATGCTGCTTCTGGCTAACATGTTCTCGTTTGTGAACATGAACGTTAAAGGCCTGACCAGCGAAATTACCCTGATTCAGATCCCCAAAGTGCTGGTGGCGGACAACTATGCCAGCATGGCTTCTCTGTTTATGGTGGTGGTACAGCTTATTCCGGCGTTCTGTATGCTGGCAATTATCGTGCTTTGTCTGCCGGTGCGCTTGCCCGGAAGATGGAACATTCGCATTGCCTGGATCCTGTTTCATCTAAAAGCCTGGTGTATGGTCGAGATATTTCTCGCCGGCGTGCTGGTCAGTTTTGTCAAACTGATTGCCTACGGAGACGTGGGTATTGGCACCAGTTTTATCCCTTACGTTTTATTCTGTTTATTACAAGTGCGTGCGTTTCAGTGCACCGATCGCCTGTGGCTGTGGCAGCAGGTTTCACCGGCACCGGCTATTCATCAGCCGCTGAAGGTGGGGCAAAGCGGGCTCTCACAGGGACTGCGCTCGTGTGAATGCTGCATGGCGATATTGCCGGTAAAACAGCAGGTATGTACGCGCTGCGGCAGTAAAGGGCATGCGCGAAAAAAACACAGTCTGCAGTGGACTATGGCGCTGCTGGTGACGTCGGTGATGCTTTATATACCGGCAAATTTATTGCCTATCATGATAACGCAGGCACTGGGGACCAAGTTCACTTCGACGATTATGGCGGGCGTGGTCCTGCTTTGGGGTGAAGGTTCTTATCCGATTGCGATGGTGATTTTTATTGCCAGTATCATGGTGCCATCGTTGAAAATGCTGGCGATTGCCTGGTTATGTTGGGATGCCAAGAGTTCTAAAAAGGTCGATCGTGAACGACTGCACGTGGTGTATGAAATGGTGGAGTTTGTCGGGCGCTGGTCGATGATCGACGTTTTTGTTATAGCGGTGCTGTCGGCACTGGTCAGAATGGGGCAGTTAATGAGTATTTATCCTGATATAGGCGCACTGCTTTTTGCGCTGGTGGTTATTCTCACCATGTTTGCTGCAAATACATTTGATCCGCGCTTGATTTGGGATCGCTCAGGAACCTTTGAAAATAAGGAAAAATTCGATGACGGACAATAA